A part of Aegilops tauschii subsp. strangulata cultivar AL8/78 chromosome 2, Aet v6.0, whole genome shotgun sequence genomic DNA contains:
- the LOC109781085 gene encoding uncharacterized protein, with the protein MVAPATPSYLKWSQTAITFDQSNHPAQIATPGRQALVVDPVVEGTRLTKVLMDGGSGLNILYVETLKGMGIPMSKLSTSSMSFHGVIPGKKAHSLGQIALDVVFGDSKNYRKEKLTFEVVDFQSAYHAILGRPAYARFMARPCYVYLKMKMPGPKGVITVTGNRQKAEECFQKGSRIADAQMAVVELQEYQKNADSSDLLRSKKPATDSVFQSSGETKPVHIHPTDPEAAPTHISTTLDSK; encoded by the coding sequence atggttgccCCGGCAACACCGAGCTATCTGAAGTGGTCCCAGACCGCCATAACATTCGACCAGTCTAATCATCCAGCGCAGATTGCCACCCCCGGGAGGCaggcgttggtggtcgacccggTGGTTGAGGGCACCCGACTGACTAAggtgctgatggatggtggcagcggcCTGAATATCCTGTATGTGGAGACCTTgaaggggatgggcattccgatgtccaaactcaGCACGAGCAGCATGAGCTTTCATGGAGTTATCCCTGGCAAGAAGGCCCATTCACTCGGCCAAATTGCACtagatgtggttttcggtgattccaagaattaccggaAAGAAAAATTGACTTTTGAGGTCGTGGATTTCCAAAGCGCATATCATGCAATCTTGGGCAGGCCCGcatatgctcgtttcatggctcgaccatgttacgtatACCTCAAAATGAAAATGCCTGGCCCTAAGGGAGTGATCACTGTGACCGGCAATCGGCAGAAAGCAGaggagtgcttccagaagggctccaGGATCGCTGATGCGCAAATGGCAGTAGTCGAGTTGCAAGAATATCAGAAGAATGCAGATTCGAGTGATTTGCTACGCTCCAAGAAGCCGGCAACCGACTCTGtgtttcagtcgtctggtgaaaccaAGCCAGTTCACATCCATCCGACTGACCCAGAGGCTGCCCCGACTCACATTTCAaccacccttgacagcaaatag